The DNA sequence GTCCGTTCGGAAATTCCAGTCTCAGTTCCAGCGCCTTACCTGATGCGTCATGCATTGAAATCACTCCTTATTTATTTTACTCCGGCGGTGCTCTCGCTAAATATTGTGTGGTCTCCCGTATGTGTGCCGAAAGGGATTTAGTGAAAGGCCGCTGGTTTTTGACAAATTTTATATCGAATTATCTTGGGATGTTTTCTCAAAGGTAAGTATTATTATGCCAAGAAGCAGCAGGCTTATGCCTATGAAGCCGGCGGAAGAGAGCCGCTCGCCTAAAAAGACGGCCGAGAGGAACCATGCCGTGAGCGGTTCGGAGAGTGAAAGCGTATAAGCCTTGCCAAGCGTAAGGTTCAATATTCCTTTGGTAAATAGAACGGATGGCAGTATAGTTGAAACGACAGATAACATAAAAACGCATAGGATGCCGGAGGCCGTAATCAGCCATGAGATATCTCCCATTATCAGACATGGCAGCGCCATGACACCGCTTAACATATTTATCCACGAAACCGTCTCAATAGGGTCGCGCGGTCCGATTATTCTAAGCCCGATGCCCTGGCAGGCATATGACATTCCCGCGCACAGCGCGAGAAATATACCGAGTAGGTTAGCGTGGGCAAGATTTCCAGAGCCGCCCGGGGCGACGAGCAAAACACATCCGACGATGGCCAGGCATGTTGCGATGTACCATCTGTAAGTCAGCTTCTCCTTAAAAAATAGGAATCCGGAAAATCCAGCCATTATCGGCGCCGCGCCCAAGCCAACGAGTGATCCGATTCCGACACCGGTCAGCAGCACCGCGGGGAAAAACGCGAACTGATATGCGGTGAGGCCAAATGCAGACAATAGTATCCCTTTAAAATTCCAGCCTTGCTGAAACACGCTTTTCCGGCGGAAGAAAAATGAATAGAGAAATAGTATCGAACCGGAAGCAAATACTCTCGCCGACCCCACAGTTAGAGAGGATGCCTCGACTGGAGCGATTAGAGCGCGTACCGTGCCGGTCATTCCCCAGCATGCGCCGGCGGCTATCACCATTACTGCGCCCAGAAGCGTTTCTTTCTTTACAGTCATCTCTCCGCCCTCCTAAGAGTGGAATAGGTCCGCACACTCCAGGCGCGGCCTATCCCACTATATGCTCTCTTGAAGCTAGTAAAGGATGTGTCCTACAATGGCACAGATAAAGATGGCTATTATCGTGCGTTCGATGAATATTATTATCAGGTCCGATACCTTGACCGGCAGTTTTACTGCGAGCATGACTGTCGCGGAATCCGAGAAGAAGATGATTTGGACCATAGAGACGGAGACGACCATGAACCTTGCGAGCTCGGGCAGTTGGTCGGCTTTACCGGAAATCATCAGCACCGGGATGAACATCTCGGCGATACCTGACCAGAAGGAGCCCGCGATTACATTTGCATCCGGTATCTGGAGGAGGTTCAGCACGGGGACGGCGAGCTTTCCGATATACTCAAAGAACGGTGTGTACAAGGCTGTAACCATTGCGATGACGCATACGGCCGACATAAGTGTGTAGACTTTCGGCCACACCGGCGCAGCCGTCTTAAGCGAATCTCGAACCTGAACGGCTACCGGATTTGCGACGTACCCCTTCTTTACCGCCCTTTCACAGGCGAGGGAAAAGATATTTTTCTCTTTCAGGAGCATTCTGTCATGGCTGCGGTCTTCCTCCGTCTGTTGTCTGCCGTTGAAATATACGTCAGGTTTTTGCCGGAGCGGATAGAGCCTCGCGCAGATGGCGGTGACTACGAAACATATAACGAGTGATACGCCGTAGACTTTTGTGAACTGAGCGCCTAATCCGCCGGTGTCGCAGACGACATAGGCAAAACCGATAGAGACCGCGCTGAAGCCCGTTGCGATGATCGCCGCCTCTTTTTTCGTATAAACACCGTTTCTGTGCAGTTGATTTGTAATAAGCACTCCGACAGAGGCGGCGCTTACAAAAGATCCTACCGCGTCCAGAGCGCTTCTTCCGGGAGTCTTAAATATCGGCCTCATGACCGGTTCAAGGAATGTACCGAAGAAGTCGAGCATGCCGTAGTCTATGAGCAGCGGCATAAAGAGCGCGCCGAGAGGCAATATCCATACGCAGTCCGCGACGATGCTGCCTATGACGACCGGCCCTATCTCCGGATTCATGAGCCAGAACGGCGCTTCGTATCCGACATTGCTGATTTGCAGCGAGTACATGGCAAGAAATACCAGGCCGCATATATTGAGAGCGACACGGATGGGGCCCTCTCCGTTGCAGTATTTATGTGCGATATGATCCTTGGATAGATTTTTCCCGCAGAAAAGATTATATATACTGAGCGAAGTATAGCAAAAGGAGAGGAGCAGTGCGTAATAGACGCCCCAGCGGCCGACAAATTTTGTCAGATGCTTATAAATGAACGCGAACATTATTGTTGAATTGCCGCCAATGTTCAGAGGCCAGAAGAAAAGAATTATTGCCAGCACTGAACATACGATACAGCGCATGAGACCTTTGCTTTTTTGTTCTGTCGTGAGGTTCACCGCGTCAAGAACTTTGTAATCGCTGTAATCGGGAGCCTCCGTCGTGAATAAATTCGTCTGCATATCTATTGTTGTTGTACTTTCGGACATATTAACACCTCATTCTGCATAATATATTGTGGAAAGGGCGGTAAAAACTAAGATAATATGACTAGAGCAGCCTTAGTTTTTCATTGGCGGTAACATAATCGAGAAGGGCGTCGGATACCTCTATCATCTCCAACTCAATGGTATTTTTGATTTTTACGATTTTAAGTCTGTCTCTATCGACCTCCCTGGCTACTTGGACTGCGATGCGCAAGGCCTCTTCTTCCGTCTCGGCAATTATGGGAATCTTGGCATCTTCGGGACATTTCACCGCGATAGCATTGGCGTATATTTGTGTAAGGTCCAGTTTGTCAAAGACATTACGTGTTATCACGTCAAAAATACCCATACCAATGGCATTGCCGTGGGACTGGTCAGTGACATCCAGCAGAACCATACGCTTGATATTGGGAACTGAAAGGACAAACTCATGGAGTAAATAGCTTTTCCCCAATATATTTGGGTCATATCCGGCTCCGGAGATATTTTTGCCTATCTCTTCCACGATTAGGATATCGATATCAGGAATCATCAGCGTAGGCATGTAATTCTTGGCAACCTGGACGAGCTCTTTTTCACGCGCTATTATTTTTTCTGCCGGTATCATCTCGATCATAGCAGTCTCGTCACAGGCGTTTTCCAGTATTGCCACTCCGAATCCGACATTTGCCCGCTCCATTATCATCTGGGCGGCTTCAAGCAGCGTCTCCCCGAAGACGTCAAAACTTGCCTCATGTATTGCCGTACAGCCGATATGATTGCCCAGCCCGATGACCAGCATCTTACAGATTCCGCTCTGAATTTCCGTGACGAAATCGGTGTGGAGCTTGACCCTATTGATTGGTACGATGAGATCGGCGCTCAGCGCCTTGGAGTCAAAATATACGTTGATTCCGCGTGAAGTTTTTCCGATAGGGGTCACGTCGACCGATGTAACGATTTCGACTCCCATCTTTTCTTCCGTGATTCCGTATGTACTAAGAACGTCGCGCTGACCTTCCGGCGT is a window from the Cloacibacillus sp. genome containing:
- a CDS encoding DMT family transporter → MTVKKETLLGAVMVIAAGACWGMTGTVRALIAPVEASSLTVGSARVFASGSILFLYSFFFRRKSVFQQGWNFKGILLSAFGLTAYQFAFFPAVLLTGVGIGSLVGLGAAPIMAGFSGFLFFKEKLTYRWYIATCLAIVGCVLLVAPGGSGNLAHANLLGIFLALCAGMSYACQGIGLRIIGPRDPIETVSWINMLSGVMALPCLIMGDISWLITASGILCVFMLSVVSTILPSVLFTKGILNLTLGKAYTLSLSEPLTAWFLSAVFLGERLSSAGFIGISLLLLGIIILTFEKTSQDNSI
- a CDS encoding lactate racemase domain-containing protein yields the protein MPILLEEYLNYPLPKMHRVQQIFQKPRLENFKEKIKEEISQNEIASKIKPGARVAVAVGSRGIRNLAEIVKTVLEQIKAAGGEPFIISAMGSHGGGTPEGQRDVLSTYGITEEKMGVEIVTSVDVTPIGKTSRGINVYFDSKALSADLIVPINRVKLHTDFVTEIQSGICKMLVIGLGNHIGCTAIHEASFDVFGETLLEAAQMIMERANVGFGVAILENACDETAMIEMIPAEKIIAREKELVQVAKNYMPTLMIPDIDILIVEEIGKNISGAGYDPNILGKSYLLHEFVLSVPNIKRMVLLDVTDQSHGNAIGMGIFDVITRNVFDKLDLTQIYANAIAVKCPEDAKIPIIAETEEEALRIAVQVAREVDRDRLKIVKIKNTIELEMIEVSDALLDYVTANEKLRLL
- a CDS encoding YjiH family protein, which produces MSESTTTIDMQTNLFTTEAPDYSDYKVLDAVNLTTEQKSKGLMRCIVCSVLAIILFFWPLNIGGNSTIMFAFIYKHLTKFVGRWGVYYALLLSFCYTSLSIYNLFCGKNLSKDHIAHKYCNGEGPIRVALNICGLVFLAMYSLQISNVGYEAPFWLMNPEIGPVVIGSIVADCVWILPLGALFMPLLIDYGMLDFFGTFLEPVMRPIFKTPGRSALDAVGSFVSAASVGVLITNQLHRNGVYTKKEAAIIATGFSAVSIGFAYVVCDTGGLGAQFTKVYGVSLVICFVVTAICARLYPLRQKPDVYFNGRQQTEEDRSHDRMLLKEKNIFSLACERAVKKGYVANPVAVQVRDSLKTAAPVWPKVYTLMSAVCVIAMVTALYTPFFEYIGKLAVPVLNLLQIPDANVIAGSFWSGIAEMFIPVLMISGKADQLPELARFMVVSVSMVQIIFFSDSATVMLAVKLPVKVSDLIIIFIERTIIAIFICAIVGHILY